One stretch of Periplaneta americana isolate PAMFEO1 chromosome 1, P.americana_PAMFEO1_priV1, whole genome shotgun sequence DNA includes these proteins:
- the KFase gene encoding kynurenine formamidase isoform X1, with protein MLRNCLTPHRPYSNVRAQHWSRSEKLKLNSPTTNGFQTMDQTQLEHQYSPSRWSHRFQDPDDVIQNHIDFITKASEDARTRIPVQCGVRYGPKAEQQLDVFGGQSLPDDASILVYIHGGYWQELSRCTSAYCVEPQYRNGVRTVILGYDLAPTVTLREIVEEIKTGAEYVVNMAVNFGARSVWFAGHSAGAHLVSMLLFSGWLNQLDDRRRNLVKGLVLISGVYDLTPLINTYVNDNLKLSREEARVLSPMLLNIESLSVRKLTILVAVAEFDSPEFQRQSQTFFEKLEQKSTMLEFITVPGVDHFDIVENLHKEDFVLTKKITELIARD; from the exons ATGCTGAGAAACTGTCTCACTCCACATCGTCCCTACTCAAATGTTCGCGCACAACACTGGTCAAG AAGTGAGAAACTAAAATTGAACAGCCCTACAACCAACGGCTTCCAAACTATGGACCAAACA CAACTCGAGCATCAGTACTCGCCCAGCCGTTGGTCACACCGGTTCCAGGACCCTGATGATGTCATTCAGAATCATATTGACTTCATCACCAAag CAAGCGAGGATGCAAGGACAAGGATACCCGTCCAGTGTGGAGTGCGATATGGCCCAAAGGCTGAACAGCAACTGGACGTGTTTGGAGGGCAATCACTGCCAGATG ATGCTTCTATCCTCGTCTATATTCATGGTGGCTACTGGCAAGAGTTGAGTCGATGCACATCTGCATACTGTGTGGAACCCCAGTATCGAAATGGTGTGAGAACTGTCATTCTGGGATATGATCTTGCTCCAACAG TTACACTGCGGGAAATTGTGGAAGAGATAAAGACAGGGGCAGAATATGTTGTCAACATGGCTGTTAACTTCGGAGCAAG GTCAGTGTGGTTTGCTGGACACTCTGCAGGAGCTCATCTTGTCAGCATGCTTCTCTTTTCTGGATGGCTGAACCAACTCGATGATAGGAGACGCAATCTTGTTAAAGGTTTAGTTCTGATTAGTGGAGTGTATGATTTGACTCCACTCATCAATACATATGTGAATGATAATCTCAAATTGTCCAG AGAGGAGGCCAGAGTCCTCAGCCCAATGCTGCTGAACATTGAATCTCTGTCTGTAAGGAAGCTAACGATCCTTGTTGCCGTTGCTGAATTTGACTCTCCGGAATTCCAACGACAGAGCCAGACATTCTTTGAG AAACTTGAACAAAAAAGCACCATGTTGGAATTTATTACTGTACCTGGAGTGGATCACTTTGATATTGTGGAAAATTTGCACAAGGAGGACTTTGTCCTTACCAAGAAAATCACGGAACTCATAGCTCGAGATTAG
- the KFase gene encoding kynurenine formamidase isoform X2, which produces MKLVGYLSQLIIMKLRTYRSEKLKLNSPTTNGFQTMDQTQLEHQYSPSRWSHRFQDPDDVIQNHIDFITKASEDARTRIPVQCGVRYGPKAEQQLDVFGGQSLPDDASILVYIHGGYWQELSRCTSAYCVEPQYRNGVRTVILGYDLAPTVTLREIVEEIKTGAEYVVNMAVNFGARSVWFAGHSAGAHLVSMLLFSGWLNQLDDRRRNLVKGLVLISGVYDLTPLINTYVNDNLKLSREEARVLSPMLLNIESLSVRKLTILVAVAEFDSPEFQRQSQTFFEKLEQKSTMLEFITVPGVDHFDIVENLHKEDFVLTKKITELIARD; this is translated from the exons atgaAACTCGTGGGATACTTATCACAGCTTATAATTATGAAATTGAGAACATACCG AAGTGAGAAACTAAAATTGAACAGCCCTACAACCAACGGCTTCCAAACTATGGACCAAACA CAACTCGAGCATCAGTACTCGCCCAGCCGTTGGTCACACCGGTTCCAGGACCCTGATGATGTCATTCAGAATCATATTGACTTCATCACCAAag CAAGCGAGGATGCAAGGACAAGGATACCCGTCCAGTGTGGAGTGCGATATGGCCCAAAGGCTGAACAGCAACTGGACGTGTTTGGAGGGCAATCACTGCCAGATG ATGCTTCTATCCTCGTCTATATTCATGGTGGCTACTGGCAAGAGTTGAGTCGATGCACATCTGCATACTGTGTGGAACCCCAGTATCGAAATGGTGTGAGAACTGTCATTCTGGGATATGATCTTGCTCCAACAG TTACACTGCGGGAAATTGTGGAAGAGATAAAGACAGGGGCAGAATATGTTGTCAACATGGCTGTTAACTTCGGAGCAAG GTCAGTGTGGTTTGCTGGACACTCTGCAGGAGCTCATCTTGTCAGCATGCTTCTCTTTTCTGGATGGCTGAACCAACTCGATGATAGGAGACGCAATCTTGTTAAAGGTTTAGTTCTGATTAGTGGAGTGTATGATTTGACTCCACTCATCAATACATATGTGAATGATAATCTCAAATTGTCCAG AGAGGAGGCCAGAGTCCTCAGCCCAATGCTGCTGAACATTGAATCTCTGTCTGTAAGGAAGCTAACGATCCTTGTTGCCGTTGCTGAATTTGACTCTCCGGAATTCCAACGACAGAGCCAGACATTCTTTGAG AAACTTGAACAAAAAAGCACCATGTTGGAATTTATTACTGTACCTGGAGTGGATCACTTTGATATTGTGGAAAATTTGCACAAGGAGGACTTTGTCCTTACCAAGAAAATCACGGAACTCATAGCTCGAGATTAG
- the KFase gene encoding kynurenine formamidase isoform X3, which yields MDQTQLEHQYSPSRWSHRFQDPDDVIQNHIDFITKASEDARTRIPVQCGVRYGPKAEQQLDVFGGQSLPDDASILVYIHGGYWQELSRCTSAYCVEPQYRNGVRTVILGYDLAPTVTLREIVEEIKTGAEYVVNMAVNFGARSVWFAGHSAGAHLVSMLLFSGWLNQLDDRRRNLVKGLVLISGVYDLTPLINTYVNDNLKLSREEARVLSPMLLNIESLSVRKLTILVAVAEFDSPEFQRQSQTFFEKLEQKSTMLEFITVPGVDHFDIVENLHKEDFVLTKKITELIARD from the exons ATGGACCAAACA CAACTCGAGCATCAGTACTCGCCCAGCCGTTGGTCACACCGGTTCCAGGACCCTGATGATGTCATTCAGAATCATATTGACTTCATCACCAAag CAAGCGAGGATGCAAGGACAAGGATACCCGTCCAGTGTGGAGTGCGATATGGCCCAAAGGCTGAACAGCAACTGGACGTGTTTGGAGGGCAATCACTGCCAGATG ATGCTTCTATCCTCGTCTATATTCATGGTGGCTACTGGCAAGAGTTGAGTCGATGCACATCTGCATACTGTGTGGAACCCCAGTATCGAAATGGTGTGAGAACTGTCATTCTGGGATATGATCTTGCTCCAACAG TTACACTGCGGGAAATTGTGGAAGAGATAAAGACAGGGGCAGAATATGTTGTCAACATGGCTGTTAACTTCGGAGCAAG GTCAGTGTGGTTTGCTGGACACTCTGCAGGAGCTCATCTTGTCAGCATGCTTCTCTTTTCTGGATGGCTGAACCAACTCGATGATAGGAGACGCAATCTTGTTAAAGGTTTAGTTCTGATTAGTGGAGTGTATGATTTGACTCCACTCATCAATACATATGTGAATGATAATCTCAAATTGTCCAG AGAGGAGGCCAGAGTCCTCAGCCCAATGCTGCTGAACATTGAATCTCTGTCTGTAAGGAAGCTAACGATCCTTGTTGCCGTTGCTGAATTTGACTCTCCGGAATTCCAACGACAGAGCCAGACATTCTTTGAG AAACTTGAACAAAAAAGCACCATGTTGGAATTTATTACTGTACCTGGAGTGGATCACTTTGATATTGTGGAAAATTTGCACAAGGAGGACTTTGTCCTTACCAAGAAAATCACGGAACTCATAGCTCGAGATTAG